A single genomic interval of Penicillium psychrofluorescens genome assembly, chromosome: 2 harbors:
- a CDS encoding uncharacterized protein (ID:PFLUO_003254-T1.cds;~source:funannotate), with the protein MPPLNTHHQHRRHDSQSSNYPRASILPHSTNSGAFSGGTSHPSAGQSTSTFTSTAPGGGMSTMSPAKTRQYAHLHSQLAQLNANLADTENLLRMTAVQAGDLRFLGGYIGALFMGSAKVLGEEGVKGNADLKREEGEKSPDEGVSVKKEALSDED; encoded by the coding sequence ATGCCACCTCTCAACACCCACCACCAACATCGCCGCCACGACTCCCAATCCTCCAACTACCCCCGCGCTTCCATTCTCCCTCACTCCACCAACTCCGGCGCCTTCAGCGGAGGCACAAGCCATCCCTCCGCAGGACAGTCCACATCCACATTCACATCCACAGCACCGGGAGGAGGCATGAGCACTATGTCCCCCGCCAAAACTCGGCAATACGCACACCTCCACTCGCAGCTCGCACAACTGAACGCCAACCTCGCAGACACGGAGAACCTGCTGCGCATGACGGCCGTGCAGGCGGGCGACTTGCGGTTTTTGGGCGGGTATATCGGGGCTCTGTTTATGGGCTCTGCGAAGGTGCTGGGTGAGGAGGGGGTTAAAGGGAATGCGGATttgaagagggaggagggcgagaagaGTCCGGATGAGGGGGTTTCTGTTAAGAAGGAGGCGTTGAGTGATGAGGATTGA
- a CDS encoding uncharacterized protein (ID:PFLUO_003256-T1.cds;~source:funannotate), translating to MKRDHGWIETLLEEAFNERMHLLTFMKLAEPGWFLRLMVLGAQGVFFNGFLLAYLVSPRTCHRFVGYLEEEAVITYTRAIHEIEEGRLPKWDKIEAPDIAIKYWNMPENQRMMRDLLLYIRADEAKHQEINHTLGNLNQEADPNPYASTYNDPTRAHPNKGIKNMKASGWEREEVI from the exons ATGAAGCGAGATCATGGATG GATCGAAACGCTTTTAGAAGAAGCATTCAATGAGCGAATGCATTTGCTTACCTTCATGAAGCTGGCCGAACCAGGATGGTTCCTACGCCTTATGGTTCTTGGAGCCCAGGGggtcttcttcaacggcTTTCTTCTCGCGTATCTTGTGTCTCCGAGAACTTGCCATCGATTCGTCGGTTACCTTGAAGAGGAAGCCGTGATTACCTACACTCGGGCGATTCACGAAATTGAGGAGGGCCGTCTACCCAAGTGGGACAAGATAGAGGCTCCTGATATTGCCATCAAATATTGGAATATGCCCGAGAACCagaggatgatgagagaCCTGCTTCTATATATCAGAGCAGATGAGGCCAAGCACCAAGAAATCAACCATACACTCGGAAACTTGAACCAGGAAGCAGACCCGAACCCATATGCATCGACTTATAACGACCCGACCAGAGCCCATCCGAATAAGGGGATTAAGAATATGAAAGCTAGTGGatgggagagagaagaagtcATTTGA
- a CDS encoding uncharacterized protein (ID:PFLUO_003259-T1.cds;~source:funannotate) has protein sequence MATAPSSETSLDHRSTALEAYQDCWDFNSEDRELVEDSKRIDKLQSDEAPANAGTLYVCIQIQNLDAVERLLSAGVNANARLRPEDDWILMIVRDWHCYTIPSHNGFYEDHREWFPLYQAAVSKISGKEERRDRKTGVMVALLRHNADPYAIFQQPLKNFKSSKVALFPPDVATRVWAPLDEDTDYTTETELEHPPKVRRENAPRSVIHAILQDGGFVKPILNFSGLTLDLEHRDPEGRTLALSACRSAIGADAPDDASLSDVSSDFSQAPNTLLDLFINRGANLLAVDNEGKNAIHQLLDAYDTCIRPPIIRRSLRTILAKHPTVANQPDYAGIYPLHAALRRLWRYDPDRYGHQNDHDHTQTESVIEDLLAGGADPHVRDRRGNTALHYLASNTLADRRFKEDARRLFHLFIERGVDVNARNKAGRSALEMLLDSSGWGLTGTVITDERDRTVFEEEKAIDTELFNLLDSAGVHWTDRDSAGRGLIKHFRQMGFSGWMGRGLRLQVGISTTCLLSFVLFGYDQGVFSGILQDEDWKRQFSNPDAVRTGIIVSSYVLGCIGGCAVNFFVAESIGRRKLIFFSMILIIIGAIIQASSFHQAQLFVGRVVTGFGTGIETSTVPSYQSELCSPRLRGRVVSAELLFVAVGIVFAYWFDYGMSFAEGSISWRLPIAFQIVFAATVMVLLLDLPESPRFLVKRHRHEEATQVLCRFFDEPESSESVMSERQSILDAIAIDAGESVSWVSLLKNDDVKTRRRTLLAFAVMTLDQATGINLVVFYIPSALTINVGMAPSQAQIISGCVQIVFMLASLLPSFALDRMGRRKTLMTGLVGIGFSMMMIAILLSFDGNPKTASASVAFFFLYEFIFGLTINCAPWVYAPEILPLHVRLRAATLANGVQWIWNFFVVMISPVLINNIQGRAYLIFMAIAYVFVPVVYFFFPETSGLSLEGIDYLFIEGGPAATPWVKAAGKRNVQNISMDLESFNDKKTADVEGAREKGALAA, from the exons ATGGCTACTGCTCCCTCCTCGGAAACATCTCTCGATCACCGAAGTACGGCCCTTGAAGCCTATCAAGACTGCTGGGACTTCAACTCCGAGGACCGTGAGTTGGTTGAGGATTCCAAGCGAATCGACAAGCTTCAGTCAGACGAGGCTCCTGCCAATGCCGGTACCTTATATGTTTGCATTCAGATTCAAAACCTCGATGCAGTCGAACGACTGTTGTCTGCTGGAGTGAATGCGAATGCCCGATTACGCCCCGAGGACGACTGGATATTGATGATCGTAAGGGATTGGCACTGCTATACCATCCCCTCCCACAATGGTTTCTATGAAGACCACCGGGAGTGGTTCCCTCTGTATCAAGCGGCGGTCAGCAAAATTAGTGGCAAGGAAGAGCGCAGAGACAGAAAGACTGGCGTCATGGTGGCACTGCTTCGCCATAACGCCGATCCGTACGCGATATTCCAGCAGCCACTAAAAAACTTCAAATCCTCGAAGGTGGCTCTTTTCCCTCCCGATGTGGCTACGAGGGTGTGGGCTCCACTCGATGAAGATACTGACTACACAACCGAAACTGAGCTCGAGCATCCCCCTAAAGTTCGCCGTGAGAACGCTCCACGCAGTGTCATCCACGCTATTCTTCAAGATGGAGGGTTTGTGAAGCCTATCCTCAATTTTTCAGGCCTCACCTTGGATCTGGAGCATCGAGACCCGGAAGGCCGCACACTGGCCCTGTCCGCCTGTCGCAGTGCGATTGGTGCGGATGCTCCTGACGATGCTTCATTGAGCGATGTCAGCTCTGACTTTTCGCAAGCACCAAACACACTGCTGGACTTGTTTATAAATCGCGGGGCAAACCTACTTGCTGTGGATAACGAAGGGAAAAATGCGATTCACCAACTACTTGACGCCTACGACACATGCATTCGACCTCCGATCATTCGCCGGTCTCTACGAACTATCCTTGCAAAGCACCCAACAGTTGCAAACCAGCCAGATTATGCAGGGATATACCCTCTGCATGCTGCATTACGGCGTCTATGGCGTTATGATCCGGATCGTTATGGTCACCAAAATGATCATGATCATACTCAGACGGAATCTGTTATTGAGGATCTACTAGCCGGTGGTGCAGATCCCCACGTACGTGACAGACGTGGGAACACAGCTCTCCACTACCTGGCAAGCAATACACTAGCAGACCGGCGTTTTAAAGAGGACGCTAGACGTCTCTTTCACCTATTCATCGAGCGTGGGGTAGACGTCAATGCGCGAAACAAGGCCGGTCGTTCGGCACTGGAGATGTTGCTAGATTCTTCTGGTTGGGGTCTCACTGGTACAGTCATAACTGATGAAAGAGACCGCACTGTTtttgaagaagagaaagccattGATACAGAGCTTTTTAACTTGCTTGACAGCGCTGGAGTTCACTGGACCGACAGAGACTCAGCCG ggcgaggacTCATAAAGCACTTCAGACAAATGGGCTTCTCCGGATGGATGGGCAGAGGTCTCCGCCTCCAGGTGGGCATCTCGACCACTTGCCTCCTATCATTCGTTCTGTTCGGCTACGACCAGGGCGTCTTCAGTGGTATCCTACAGGACGAGGATTGGAAACGTCAATTCTCGAACCCGGACGCGGTTCGGACTGGCATTATTGTTTCTTCATACGTGCTGGGCTGCATCGGTGGCTGCGCTG TCAACTTTTTTGTGGCCGAGTCTATCGGGCGACGCAAGctcattttcttttccatgATACTTATCATAATCGGGGCTATTATTCAAGCATCGTCATTCCATCAGGCACAACTTTTCGTCGGCCGTGTTGTCACTGGATTTGGAACGGGAATCGAGACCTCGACAGTCCCATCATA TCAGTCGGAGCTTTGTTCTCCTCGCCTTCGTGGGCGAGTAGTCTCTGCAGAGCTCCTGTTCGTCGCCGTGGGCATCGTATTCGCCTA CTGGTTCGATTATGGAATGTCGTTCGCCGAAGGTTCGATCTCGTGGAGACTTCCTATCGCTTTCCAAATCGTATTTGCGGCCACTGTTATGGTCctgcttctcgatcttccgGAGTCGCCAAGATTCCTCGTGAAACGTCACCGACATGAGGAAGCCACACAAGTTCTGTGCCGATTTTTTGACGAGCCGGAATCGAGCGAGTCGGTCATGAGCGAACGGCAGTCTATCCTGGACGCAATAGCAATTGATGCGGGGGAGAGTGTCTCGTGGGTTTCATTGCTGAAGAATGACGATGTTAAGACGAGGCGGCGGACCCTGTTGGCGTTTGCTGTTATG ACCCTGGACCAAGCTACCGGCATCAATCTTGTTGTCTTCTATATACCTT CTGCTTTGACAATCAACGTGGGCATGGCACCGTCGCAGGCTCAGATTATTTCTGGGTG TGTTCAGATTGTCTTCATGTTGGCTTCATTGCTTCCGTCGTTTGCACTTGACCGAATGGGCCGAAGAAAAACCTTAATGACTGGGTTGGTTGGAATCGGCTTctccatgatgatgattgcCATCTTGCTCAGCTTCGATGGCAACCCAAAGACCGCTTCAGCATCTGTCGcgtttttcttcctg TACGAGTTCATCTTCGGGTTGACGATAAACTGTGCTCCCTGGGTCTATGCTCCAGAGATACTGCCTCTTCATGTCCGTCTTCGCGCTGCGACATTGGCCAATGGTGTCCAGTGGATCTGG AACTTCTTCGTGGTGATGATCTCCCCCGTGCTCATCAATAACATTCAAGGGAGGGCCTAcctcatcttcatggccATCGCT TATGTGTTTGTCCCTGTCGtttacttcttcttcccggaAACAAGTGGCCTGTCCCTAGAGGGGATCGACTACCTCTTCATCGAGGGAGGCCCTGCTGCGACTCCATGGGTGAAGGCAgctggaaaaagaaacgTACAAAATATTTCCATGGACCTCGAGTCTTTCAATGACAAGAAGACGGCTGATGTCGAAGGAGCAAGGGAGAAGGGAGCACTAGCGGCATGA
- a CDS encoding uncharacterized protein (ID:PFLUO_003258-T1.cds;~source:funannotate), with protein sequence MSSLPSLIFVPGSWHKPTCYDPIIKLLQPKLKCIAINLPSTSGNPAASFKDDLEAARSAISSETTAGRNVVVVAHSYGGIVGNSAVKGFTRTPEDQGQSSKGYVIGIILIASGYTLTGYAFMDPFFGHPPPTWRANNDTGYAEFVTPPRELFYHDLPEKEAEYWVSQLATQSLKALFEGAELTYAGWQDVPSWYIGTIEDRGLPVLAQRLTVGMARAMGGNVMHRELQTSHSPFLSQPKATVKIMLEAVGAFTGESVDESGEPASANSAALAAFIVV encoded by the exons ATGTCCAGTCTACCGTCATTGATCTTCGTCCCCGGTTCCTGGCATAAACCAACATGCTACGACCCTATCATCAAACTCCTCCAACCTAAACTCAAATGCATCGCAATAAACCTTCCTTCAACGTCGGGAAACCCAGCCGCAAGTTTCAAAGATGATCTCGAAGCCGCGCGCTCAGCTATATCCAGTGAGACGACGGCCGGACGCAATGTGGTTGTCGTGGCGCACTCCTACGGCGGTATTGTTGGCAATAGCGCTGTCAAGGGATTCACTCGAACCCCTGAGGACCAAGGTCAATCCTCGAAGGGATACGTAATCGGTATTATTCTCATAGCCTCAGGCTACACTCTCACCGGATATGCCTTTATGGATCCATTCTTCGGCCATCCACCTCCTACCTGGCGTGCTAACAACGACACCGGCTATGCGGAATTCGTCACTCCACCACGTGAGCTGTTTTATCACGACTTGCCAGAGAAAGAGGCGGAGTATTGGGTTTCGCAACTTGCAACCCAGAGTCTCAAGGCTTTGTTCGAGGGTGCCGAGCTTACCTATGCTGGGTGGCAGGATGTGCCTTCATGGTATATCGGTACCATTGAGGATCGGGGATTGCCGGTGTTAGCACAACGGCTGACGGTAGGAATGGCGAGGGCAATGGGTGGTAACGTTATGCACCGGGAGCTGCAGACGAGTCATTCGCCCTTCTTGAGTCAACCGAAGGCGACTGTGAAGATCATGCTGGAGGCTGTTGGAGCATTTACAGGGGAGTCAGTGGATGAATCCGGTGAACCTGCGAGCGCAAATAGCGCG GCTCTTGCAGCCTTTATCGTGGTTTAA
- a CDS encoding uncharacterized protein (ID:PFLUO_003257-T1.cds;~source:funannotate): protein MNRNGLPEIAADGLSNSSDGHSQTGSMALGDVLAPWLNFDGGCRIEENCDDILGLDLTDLLALDAATPVQVPSEARLSVVRSPLDRVQYTIPFLAGGSLSSPIRLLNSTLDATILDARLARIHDTIITGCASRFADYDCNLYATASRYRLEGGGAGFSQENTPTPLDLGMPLNDVPCTLTAIGAIRFLDHFSDLYDNRLSPTARKKSDAALKTVLRAFSLQWLSTESSSGADTILEDNITGTHTTCDASKNAFYDSWFQAQTTLRNAQSVRSFRVVYAILIFDGIVVPTKASAEPAHEFLDIGLERLCSLDALVRQYCTALGADSIYSGLLEASLNVVRWGGYIRDIGASLTTDRRCRMPAISGHGKVLFSTGSTFEWPNDQDLPDLDKSIPSICQKAVAEVFCIWRQIVDVKNSVRNGLPPDCIEAITSTVAAVSKFNQLLLILAEVLETSTRESDFIDDSTITNMRTYQKEAVSSVTKTVERVLSLPTEDVFNIENGLGAEVPLLAYHITPSLTAMVFEKTIQTLIYSQTSAFCIGSSLQMDPTANLVWQRQIDIVMKGLSFLGVTVGGFEAATSVFQSLMPRHGDLLSEFRGRLDIDLRTLHNKYGEAVRFGPDEVSFITARAWKDIYTHGHGDRQLPKVLHSTSNPSDIISANNADHSRFRRVLSHAFSAKGLQAQEPILRGYVDKLIQRLEEIAASPKPVANMVKWYNLTTFDLIGDLAFGEPFGGLDSSEYHYWVANIFQAVRGMAFVKLRDAYPLLFHALSLFLAPKSLMEARKRQIEYSNLTVQKRLQSTVPRGAGDFMESMLRYSGDKEKELTAKEMEANANILIIAGSETTATLLSGVTYWLLQTPDALRKVTHEVRSSITSDSDITFQTTSQLPYMLACLTEALRVYPPAPGALERRTIPPNPANISGYMIPPGVRLPL from the exons ATGAACAGAAACGGGCTGCCGGAAATCGCAGCCGACGGCCTCTCCAACAGTTCCGATGGTCACTCTCAGACCGGCTCGATGGCCCTCGGGGATGTCCTGGCCCCGTGGCTCAACTTTGACGGAGGCTGTCGTATTGAGGAAAACTGCGATGATATCTTAGGCTTAGATCTAACCGATTTGCTGGCATTGGATGCTGCGACTCCAGTGCAAGTACCAAGCGAGGCCCGGTTGTCGGTCGTCCGCAGTCCATTGGACAGAGTGCAGTACACTATACCGTTTCTCGCTGGTGGTTCGCTGAGTAGCCCCATTCGGCTGCTCAATTCTACGCTGGATGCAACAATTTTAGACGCCAGGCTGGCAAGGATCCACGATACTATCATCACGGGATGCGCTTCGCGTTTTGCGGATTACGACTGCAATCTCTATGCAACAGCCTCACGCTACCGACTGGAAGGTGGGGGTGCAGGGTTCTCGCAAGAAAACACGCCTACTCCATTAGATCTAGGCATGCCGTTGAACGATGTGCCTTGCACGTTAACGGCCATAGGGGCCATCCGTTTCCTCGATCATTTCAGCGATCTCTACGATAACCGACTGAGCCCAACCGCACGCAAGAAGTCCGACGCTGCGCTAAAAACGGTGCTTCGCGCCTTCTCGCTCCAGTGGCTATCTACCGAGAGTTCATCAGGGGCTGACACAATATTGGAAGACAACATCACTGGAACGCACACGACATGCGACGCATCTAAGAACGCGTTTTATGATTCTTGGTTCCAAGCGCAGACAACTCTGAGAAATGCACAGTCTGTCCGGTCGTTCAGAGTTGTCTACGCCATTTTGATTTTCGATGGCATTGTCGTCCCGACCAAGGCTTCGGCCGAGCCAGCGCACGAGTTCCTGGATATCGGCCTGGAAAGGCTCTGTTCGTTGGATGCGCTTGTCAGACAATATTGCACTGCTCTGGGAGCAGACTCCATATACAGTGGTCTCTTAGAAGCCAGCCTGAATGTGGTTCGTTGGGGCGGATACATTCGTGACATCGGGGCATCGCTCACAACAGATCGTCGCTGCAGAATGCCAGCCATTTCGGGCCATGGTAAAG TGCTCTTCAGTACCGGGTCCACTTTCGAGTGGCCGAATGACCAAGATCTTCCCGACCTGGATAAAAGCATCCCAAGCATATGCCAAAAAGCAGTCGCTGAGGTCTTCTGCATCTGGAGACAGATCGTTGACGTCAAGAATTCGGTACGAAACGGTCTCCCTCCTGATTGCATCGAGGCGATCACCTCAACAGTGGCGGCCGTGAGCAAGTTCAACCAGCT CCTCCTCATTCTAGCCGAGGTGTTGGAAACTTCCACAAGGGAGAGCGACTTTATTGATGACTCTACCATCACAAACATGCGCACATACCAAAAGGAAGCAGTTTCATCGGTTACAAAGACGGTGGAGCGCGTGCTCTCACTGCCTACTGAAGATGTCTTTAACATCGAAAACGGTCTTGGTGCAGAAGTCCCTCTCCTCGCCTACCACATTACTCCGAGCTTAACGGCTATGGTTTTCGAAAAGACCATCCAGACCTTGATTTACTCGCAGACCTCGGCATTTTGCATAGGAAGCTCACTCCAGATGGATCCAACAGCCAACCTCGTCTGGCAACGGCAAATTGACATCGTTATGAAAGGCCTCAGCTTCTTGGGCGTGACCGTCGGCGGATTCGAAGCGGCTACTTCGGTTTTTCAGTCACTAATGCCCCGACATGGGGATCTTCTCTCCGAGT TCAGAGGACGGCTGGATATCGACCTGCGAACCTTGCACAATAAATACGGGGAGGCCGTCCGCTTTGGTCCTGACGAAGTCTCCTTCATCACAGCTCGGGCGTGGAAAGACATATACACCCATGGTCATGGCGACCGGCAACTCCCCAAAGTCCTCCACTCAACAAGTAACCCGTCCGACATCATCAGCGCCAACAATGCTGATCACAGCCGCTTCCGCCGCGTCCTGTCGcacgccttctccgccaagGGCCTGCAGGCCCAGGAGCCGATCCTCCGCGGCTATGTAGACAAGCTGATCCAACGcctggaggagatcgctgCGTCGCCCAAACCAGTAGCTAATATGGTCAAGTGGTACAACCTGACTACATTCGACCTGATAGGAGACCTTGCCTTCGGAGAACCCTTCGGAGGGCTGGACTCGTCCGAATACCACTACTGGGTGGCGAACATCTTCCAAGCAGTCCGAGGAATGGCCTTTGTCAAGCTGCGCGATGCCTACCCTCTCCTTTTTCACGCCTTgtcgctcttcctcgccccAAAGTCTCTCATGGAGGCCCGCAAAAGACAGATCGAATACAGCAACCTCACCGTCCAGAAGCGTCTCCAAAGCACCGTCCCTCGCGGCGCCGGTGACTTCATGGAAAGCATGCTGCGCTACAGCGGCGACAAAGAAAAGGAGCTCACCGCTAAGGAGATGGAAGCCAACGCCAATATCCTGATCATTGCCGGCAGCGAAACGACCGCCACACTGTTGTCGGGTGTCACGTATTGGCTGCTGCAGACGCCCGACGCCTTGCGCAAAGTTACACACGAGGTCCGCTCCTCCATAACTTCCGACTCGGACATCACTTTCCAGACTACCTCTCAGCTGCCATACATGCTCGCCTGCCTCACCGAGGCCCTGCGAGTCTACCCACCCGCGCCTGGGGCACTCGAACGCAGAACAATCCCCCCCAACCCAGCTAATATCTCGGGATATATGATCCCACCTGGAGTACGCCTTCCCCTGTAA
- a CDS encoding uncharacterized protein (ID:PFLUO_003255-T1.cds;~source:funannotate) encodes MAPRCFIIRHGETEWSLNGRHTGSTDLPLTANGEKRIKATGKALVGDDRLIVPKKLAHVYVSPRTRAQRTLELLEIGCKERLPWTDERKSEQDEPIRTEAHVEITEAIREWDYGEYEGLTSPQIREDRKQKGLGPWDIWRDGCPGGESPQDVENRLDALISEIKEKYHRPSLEHPDGEKGDVLVVAHGHILRAFAMRWTGKPLTETSLILEAGGIGTLSYEHHNIDEPAIILGGGFAVE; translated from the exons ATGGCCCCCCGCTGCTTCATCATCCGCCACGGCGAGACCGAATGGTCTCTCAATGGCCGACACACCGGATCCACCGATCTCCCGCTAACAGCCAACGGCGAGAAGCGGATCAAAGCCACGGGCAAGGCATTGGTCGGCGACGACCGACTGATCGTGCCCAAGAAGCTAGCCCATGT CTATGTCTCCCCCCGCACCCGCGCCCAACGAACCCTTGAACTCCTCGAAATAGGATGCAAAGAGCGCCTCCCCTGGACCGACGAGCGGAAGTCCGAGCAGGACGAGCCTATCCGCACTGAGGCACATGTGGAGATCACGGAGGCGATTCGCGAGTGGGATTACGGCGAGTATGAGGGGTTGACCAGCCCGCAGATCCGGGAGGATCGCAAGCAGAAGGGGTTGGGGCCGTGGGATATTTGGAGGGACGGGTGTCCCGGTGGGGA ATCCCCCCAGGACGTGGAAAACCGCCTCGACGCCCTCATCTCCGAAATCAAAGAAAAATACCACCGGCCCAGCTTGGAGCATCCGGATGGCGAGAAAGGAGATGTGCTAGTCGTTGCGCACGGACATATCCTGCGCGCGTTCGCGATGCGCTGGACGGGCAAGCCGTTGACGGAAACGTCGCTGATTCTGGAGGCGGGTGGTATTGGCACCCTGAG CTATGAGCACCATAATATCGATGAGCCGGCGATTATTCTCGGCGGAGGGTTTGCAGTTGAGTAG
- a CDS encoding uncharacterized protein (ID:PFLUO_003253-T1.cds;~source:funannotate) produces the protein MAPPPRLRILSVGGNAVSAFLSWRLQATTSCDVTLVWKSGFEAVSQYGVSFKSKAFGNERFKPRHVVRTPEEAASRENAFDYVILCVKALPDVYDLASIIESVVTPQHTCILINTTNTLGIESHLEQRYPTNVVLSLVSQVEISQTGPSEFEHLSSSEIHVGATNKQSSIPASIQNDMAAALAMTLNSGQVDCKVSDNIRQEQFERMIGPIAFHPASVIFETPNPSQLLEKPGVRQLVTGVIDELLELAKVTGCSFPSDFQEKTIEKMTASDAPSMMYQDFQARRPMEIETFLGSPIKLATNSNVRVPRIETLYAMLHHANTLNQTKPRHGDSPPASVMGHPPPRMSSAPPPQRPPMNGAAMRGSRTSSSMGIPQVRRGPPPGAMPRPPYAGRGPPRDASLEGLEEFSHLVVYDEADGANGSNGFPTNGPGPSAADLAMRERELALRQRELQFREQEMGMRRGPGPGPGPGPGPGRRGPPPRPAPFEEEGEDYFDPMDNMVPHVDPDSVDMMSMTSRRARKTPSASQIRNNPELSGPAGAGGGRPPSSAFGRYFGRKRASDRVMQEIPGLHDSLMDNPMMSYSSNRYGAVDRNQMQADSRANSLTASRMGDFPPHPYPQSRRNSQSPATPLGPGGPRMGRPMNAHDPQNLGLPNGAPHNGQPSPPGQMRTPVPRYPPGHGNAMMPQQVEQHYGVSHPYPAKGPPPKNKSLTGSASASAESGDSGASANLDSGASAHSSLASLGGPQAVPTTAR, from the exons AtggctcctcctccgcgccTGCGCATCCTTTCCG TCGGCGGCAATGCGGTCTCGGCTTTCCTGTCATGGCGGCTTCAGGCAACGACCTCCTGCGACGTCACCCTCGTGTGGAAATCCGGGTTCGAAGCAGTCTCGCAATACGGTGTCTCGTTCAA ATCGAAAGCATTTGGCAACGAGCGGTTCAAGCCCCGTCATG TCGTTCGCACCCCTGAAGAAGCTGCCTCCCGTGAAAACGCTTTCGACTATGTCATCCTCTGTGTGAAGGCCCTCCCTGATGTCTACGACCTTGCCTCCATCATCGAATCCGTTGTTACCCCCCAGCACACATGTATCctcatcaacaccaccaatACCCTCGGCATCGAATCTCACCTGGAGCAACGGTATCCCACCAATGTCGTTCTTTCCCTGGTTTCGCAGGTAGAAATCTCCCAGACCGGACCCAGCGAATTTGAACACCTGAGTTCGAGCGAGATTCACGTGGGCGCTACCAACAAGCAGTCTTCGATCCCGGCCTCGATCCAGAAcgacatggctgctgcaTTGGCCATGACCTTGAATTCGGGCCAGGTCGATTGCAAGGTGTCAGATAATATCCGGCAGGAACAGTTTGAACGGATGATTGG TCCGATCGCGTTCCATCCAGCCAGCGTGATCTTCGAAACCCCCAACCCTAGCCAACTGCTGGAAAAGCCCGGAGTCCGTCAATTGGTGACGGGCGTCATTGACGAGCTCCTGGAACTTGCCAAAGTAACAGGCTGCTCTTTCCCGAGCGATTTCCAAGAGAAGacgatcgagaagatgaccGCGTCGGATGCCCCCAGCATGATGTATCAGGACTTCCAAGCCCGCCGGCCCATGGAAATCGAGACGTTTCTGGGCTCTCCGATCAAATTGGCGACCAACTCCAACGTCAGAGTCCCTCGCATTGAAACACTATACGCGATGCTTCACCATGCGAACACGCTGAACCAGACCAAACCTCGACATGGCGattcaccaccagcatcgGTCATGGGCCACCCACCTCCCCGAATGTCTTCCGCGCCTCCACCTCAGAGACCCCCGATGAACGGTGCCGCCATGCGTGGGAGCCGAACCAGCTCGAGTATGGGAATTCCACAGGTGCGACGAGGTCCGCCCCCGGGTGCGATGCCACGGCCCCCTTATGCCGGTCGGGGCCCTCCGCGCGACGCGTCTCTAGAAGGTCTGGAGGAATTCAGCCATCTGGTGGTGTACGATGAAGCCGATGGAGCAAATGGTAGCAACGGATTCCCCACCAATGGACCTGGACCTTCGGCGGCGGACTTGGCAATGCGggagcgcgagctggccCTTCGCCAGCGAGAGTTGCAGTTTCGAGAGCAGGAGATGGGCATGCGACGGGGACCTGGACCTGGACCTGGACCTGGCCCTGGTCCCGGACGCCGTGGACCACCTCCAAGGCCAGCCCCattcgaggaagagggcgaggacTATTTTGATCCGATGGACAACATGGTCCCCCACGTCGATCCCGACAGCGTTGATATGATGAGCATGACCTCGCGCCGAGCGAGAAAGACCCCAAGCGCCAGCCAAATCCGCAACAACCCCGAATTGTCTGGACCTGCTGGTGCCGGCGGTGGCCGCCCACCTTCTTCGGCCTTCGGTCGATACTTTGGCCGGAAACGGGCGAGTGATCGGGTTATGCAAGAAATCCCTGGTCTTCACGATTCTCTTATGGATAACCCCATGATGAGCTACTCATCCAACCGGTACGGGGCCGTTGACCGCAATCAGATGCAGGCCGACTCGCGAGCGAATTCTCTCACTGCCAGCCGCATGGGCGATTTCCCACCACACCCTTACCCCCAGAGCCGACGCAACAGCCAATCCCCCGCAACGCCGCTTGGACCTGGAGGCCCCCGAATGGGCCGCCCGATGAATGCTCATGATCCGCAGAACCTGGGCCTTCCCAACGGGGCCCCTCATAATGGCCAGCCATCACCGCCGGGACAGATGCGCACACCGGTTCCTCGATACCCTCCCGGACATGGCAATGCGATGATGCCGCAGCAAGTTGAACAACACTATGGGGTGAGCCACCCCTATCCCGCCAAGGGTCCTCCCCCCAAGAACAAGAGTCTGACTGGAAGTGCGAGCGCCAGCGCGGAGAGTGGTGATAGCGGGGCCAGTGCGAATCTTGATTCCGGAGCATCGGCTCACAGCAGCCTGGCCAGCTTGGGCGGCCCGCAGGCCGTTCCGACAACTGCTCGTTGA